AGGCAAGCTAGATTGGTACTGCTCGGAAAGAGGGGGCGTAAAAATGCCCTTTGAAGCAGCAATCACTTCGTCTTCACAGTTTTTGTCACATTGAAGACAGCGGGAACGATGTTGGCCTGAACCGCTCAAAGGGATACTTGCATCAGAAGGTGTCGAAAAGAACCCCCCAAGTGGAACAAATGATCCCATCAAACTGTAGTGACAAAGAGGATAACCATAAGATCCAAGAATCCAAAGTTACAAACGAAACAGAAAATGGTTGGCTTCTTAAGatttatggaagaaaaatgtAATAGTCCAAGGCCACGGGTTTTTCCTTCtcggcttcccctcaaggttttaaaacacgtctattagggagaggtttccacacccttataaagaatgtttcgttcctctctccaaccgatatggggtCTCACAAAAAAATGACAGAAATGTTTACAAACCAATATacaattcatttcaaaaaatttgatgaatcaGAGACCTTTTAACCACAGACAACTTTGGAAACCCAGAATCAGCAAGAGATTGAGAAATCTTCTACAAGTTCATGCTAATGCAGATATCAAGCTCGCAAATTTACAGAAAGTTTGATGGAAAGATCAATACAATAATGATATCAACAAAATCAGTATcaattagtatttaaactcatatTCATCTAAATTCTATGGAATTGTATGACAATCTCAAGTAAAAGACATTACACCCTCGTATTATAGATGCAAACCTTTCCATTTATAGAAATATCGACATGTTAGATGAGCTTTTTTACTCTATCCAACTTCTCAAACAatccaataattttataaacgATCAAATTTCATGGCGAAAAGGCATGAATTTCGATGTGTAAGGCAGGCTAGatcttaaaagagaaaaagacaGAGATCTAAAATGAGCTAGACAGCTGCCGTCATCCAGGTGTTAGATCTTATTTGAACTACCAGGATTGACTACTTGtaagaaacaataaaataaacccAATACTCAAAATTCATGAACAagaaaatcttataaaattctaaaagcaAATTCCAAGAAAGATTTGGAGTCTGACCTGGACTTGGGATATGATTCAGGTCTGAGAGAAGTTATGGGCAAGAGATGTAAATCCCAGTCCTTCTCAATCGAAGGAAATTTAGTAACCAATCTCATGTAAGTTTCATAGCTTGCAGCTGCGCCAATCAACCAGACTTTATCGCCATGAACGTCGACCAACTTTTTCAAGTGGCCCACGACATGGCTTGCTCGATCATCGGAAGAATTATCGTCGACGAGTGCATTCAAGTCTCCGAAATTTACTATCAATCCAGGCCATGGCGACTGCTCCACCATCTGAATGACCTCCACGAATCTCACATTCAAAGACCCCATTTCGGAATTCTCAGACAAAAACTTAGAGAAATCGTTCTCGAGGGAAACAGTTCGCACACCGACCAATTCCTCCGGCAAGAAATTGTTGTTCCGTTTATCGATGGCCTCCGTGAAACTCTCGAGGGCAACGTAAGCAGATACTCCGATGAGTAGAGGATTCCTTCCTCTGTTTCTCCCCAAAACCTGTCCGATTCTGCGATTGTTTTCGTTGTCGTCCCGATCGCGGAATCCGGAAAGTGGAAACAAGAAACCCCGACGATTGGGATCGGAATAGTCCATCAAATTACAGAGGAACAAAGGGGGGCCTCTAGCGCGAGAGGAGTAGCGAAGAAGCTGAGGGAAAGGACGAATAATAGCAAGCTTGATTTCGGAGCTCCGAAATCCAGCTTCGCCGAAAACCCTACTGACGACAGGATCGTCGAgaatggaaagaagaaaatgctGGAGCTCGACTTTGACGCAAGCAATGGAGGACTGTTGAGAGAGCTGGTGATACAAATGTAAATTCTCCGGCTGCCGGCGCTGGTTAGCCTGAGAGCGCTTAATGGCAGCCATGAGGGAGTTGGAGACGGGAGGGTCATCGGAGAGTTGAGTGGAGGGGACACGGTCGAGAGAGACGCTGAGACAGAGCTCGAGGGCTTTGAATTGAAGACGAGGGAAATAAGCGGAAGTTTTGCGGGCGCGTGCACAGGCGTCACGAAGCGCGGAggagggaagagagagaagtgcGGATATGGCGTGAAGCGACGTCGTCTGAGCATGCCCACGGCGGcgcgccaccgccaccgcctcGTCCAGCGCGTGTGCAGCATCTGGTGCTAAGCATTGCCGAGCTGAACTTACCGCCGTAGGCATCACCGCCGAGCAtacaaaacccaacaaaaaccAACCTCAAATTtagattcaaataaaaaaaaatatttttttttttacaaaatctaCCAATTCTtcgtgttttcttttttaattcagaaaatcatggaaaagaaaagaaaagaaaagaaaatgatatgaaattataGAATAAGAGAgatagaaatattaaaatgaaatatatatatatataaggaaaaagaaggaggGGATGACGTGTCAAGAGGAATGACAATGGTGGTGAAATGTGGGGGCCAGCAATAAGTGTGGGGCATTGTCTTCCAGAAGGCATTTTACAACAGGAACAGGTATCGAGCATGGCAATGGCATCTTTCCCCgtctttttctcttatttttccatctttttttttcttcctcaattttaaaatgataataaatctttaaaatgatttggaagtgaaattatttttgtaaaaaaataaaaaaaaaataaaaaataagagtcATTTAGGGTNATCCACCAAACAGGGGTGGGTGGGGCCCAGGACACAACATTGGTGACTCACACTCAGTTGTGGGTCTGCTTGTGCTGTCATATAAGTTTCTcttttgatgtatgctatttTAGGTGCTTGTGGGATGAGTTGACTCACCAACCACTTCCAGGCAACTCGGCATTTCAGGCATGGTGTTCATGCCCACTCCCCAACCCACACTAACACCCTCCATATTCCCTTTCactcccctttttcttttctaatttgatTGTGTTGGGCTAGATTGGATTTGATCATCGTGTTTAATGGGGTCCGacttcaataaaattatgtttaaaaagttgaaagaaagagaagtcATACTCAAACTCGAACCACCACCATACACATTCCTTTCATACGAAAAGATGTTGAATTCATTTCAAACATCCTTTTTAGAATATGGACcctccctctttttttttttcctttctttataGTGTCGTAGTCATGTAAAGTGGAATGCATAACAAGGACATTGTCAAATATCGATCcaacttctaaattttctttttaattcgaGATAAActatttccttctttcttcgtTTCACCTTGATTACTCTCGGGTCCTCACGAGAGGAAGGGCCGAGGGGAGGGAAGGAGGCTCAGCTTTGATTCTCCAAACCTTTTAATCTTAGATATAACCTCTCTCTGTTCCTCTCACCCTTCATCtttgaatatataattatatagaGTTGACTCAGCCACTCAAAAGGGCCAAAGTAAATGTGATCATATTGGTAAAACAGCATTCTCTATGAGCTGTTCTCTTGTTAAACCTATCACAACCTGTCCCCCCCACTTGGCTCTTTCTCTCTAACTTTTCCCCAAAGCAAATATTTACAATTGAGGAAGGTAAAGTGGAGCATACAAAAGAGGTAAGTTTTTCATTCGAATGTGTGGTCTCCTCGTATGGATAGAATTCAAGTGGAGTGGCTACTCGTAGTTCTCTCTAGTAGCTCGTAGCTATTGTATACAAGATATTGATTGTACGGTAGTCAGAAGCTATTTCTCTCACGGCAGTGTACCCTCCTAAGTTTGATGTGGAAAAGCTTCGGATTTGAATGAATTAGAAACAACTCGTTGAAGTCGAGTGAGAAGGAAGACTTTCTCTCTAGCACCCTATACATAATCACAAACATTATTTCAAACAATCAAACactaaaaatatgaatgataACCAGATAGTGAGTATCAAGAATGGGTTTGGGATATCAATTTGGATGAGTTTTTAAACGTCAAAAGATATTTCCAAATAAACCACTATACATAAATTCCTAAAACAAGACAGGACACACATAAATCAAGCTCTCATTAACCAAAAataagcaaaaaagaaaaaaagaaaaaaagaaaaaaagaagaagaacagatcCTTATCCCATTAAGTCATGATATCTGctcaaagaaaacaagtgATTATAGAGTTCACACTTCAAATACAAATCTCAAGCAGTCCACATGCATCCTTTCCTATTGAGGTTTCAGTAGTTAAAGATGTAGGCCCAGCCAAAACAATTCTCTCTCTGATTTTGGTGGGGGAGGGGTTGAATCCTAAGCTTATTATCTTTGGAATAACAAAGAGTATAAAGTATTTTTCCACTATAGAAGCAGTCTTAATTTGTTCTAAATATGAATTCGTAGGTTCTTTTGCTCCCACTAAAGCTATTGGGAAAGAAggatgtgtgtgtgtgtgtgtgtgtgtgtgtgtgtggagCTAATCGGCCTGCGATAGAGAtaggaaaaagagagagattctAGGAATAGAGAACCCACAGAGACTTTGCATTATTTTCTGTCAAAAAAGCATTTGGCTTTTAGCTACACgttgttttccttttctttttccccttcCCTTTTCTGCTTTGCTTTTACCTTGCAATAATTAAGGTTGTTTCGATCCAATTTTTAAGTACAACCGCCTAAGCAATTCAAATTGTTCCCAACCCAATCAATTAGCTACAATATTCAAACAATAACTTGCTCAACTAAGTTTAAGCAGACCCAAGAATGTTTTTACTAAAGAGGAGGGGGAAAAAGGATACAAACGAGATCTTCAATAACGTAACTTTTAGgcattataaataagataaatagaaAGAGACAAAACGACATAGCTTTATGGAGTCTCGCAACACAAACACCAACACCAACACCAACATCTACACGATCTGCTCTGGATTCTTGTTGCTGACAACATATTAATTCATTACAAAGTTTGGTCATTTCTCACTGTCAATTCACAAGACATGGAAGTGAACGGTTGATCTGGTAGATTTAACCTGAAGGTTTTACTTGTTTAACTCCCTTGGGCTATACCTCGTAAGAATCTGACAAGTAAATCTAGCCTACAAGAAATAGAAAGCTATGAATGAATTTCCCCCATGTGATAACCATATTGGAGGAGAAAGGATTGATTTAATGAAGTGCTCAAAAGAAGTTTGAGGCTCAAAAGTGGTGGGGGAAGGGGGGGACTATGCATATCTGCCAGCAGTAGCTGTCATACATGACAATATTCAATAATGCCATGGTAAAGGAGATCAGGTGGGGCTgtgataataaatatataaatacagAATAAGTAGCAAATTAGTCCTTATGGTTTGGAGGTAGTTAGAATCTGGTCCTTATTTAATGCAAggctgctttggcccgttacatattgccATCAATCTcaatctcatggttttaaaacgcgcctattggggagaggtctccacacccttacaaggaatgtttcgttctcctctccaaccgatgtgggatctcacaatccaccccccttgagggcccagcatcctcgttgacacaccgttcagtgtctagctctgataccatttgtaacagcccaagcccactgctagcatatattatctactttgactcgttatgtattgccatcagcttatggttttaaaacgcatctaatagagagaggttttcacactcttataagaaatacttttttctcctcttcagCCGAggcgggatctcacattatGAGAGTTCCAAAAATCATAGGGGTGAAATTCTAACTTTCTCGAAACCATACGGACTGAATATgcaatttaaccaaaaaaaacacacaaacaaatatatattaaaagaaaatgggttTACATTCTTTGATATGTTAGTGAAAGGTAAATGGCAGAAGATCTGTCAACTAGATCTTAAACAAAAGCAGATCAGAAATTCTTGAACTCAATCCTTCCTATCTCAAATAACAGttctttttgtctttgaaCAAATGAGATTTTCTACAAGAAACTCTTAGAGCTGGACAatcaaatgaggaaaataaagTCCTACAAGTAAAAGAGAGATTAGTTGTTTCTTTTGGGGACCAGAAACACTGCAGAATtccttttcaacaaatttccactcaaaaactaaataaagaaggaaaagataaTAGAAGTTTAGAACATTTAGGGAAGATATTCAACCTTCCTCTCACTTCAGCAATTGAAAACTAGTAAGCATCATTACTGAATAAGCTTTTTCCAATAAAGAGTGATGGGATTTGATTTTGGTCCAGTAATCCAAGTGGCCAACTGCCTATTAGTCATGTTGTTGAATCAGGCTGCCAACTACTAAACGCCTCATTggtcaactaaaaaaaaactgagCTAGAAAGAAAGCAATATAAGGTGCATTTCTTGTAGTAAATGGACCATTAGCAAATGGGTTGGGCAAATTATTGGCGCTTACTTACCACGACTTTTACTGCTCCATGATCCTTAATTTCCTATAACTGATACTCGGCATGGACACGAGAGGCCCAATGAATGGATCTTCGGGATGTCCCGATAATATGAACGAACAAGATGGTTTAGCCTTTAAGATCTAAAAACAGAACTCTTGCAGAACCAAAATTTACTATCCACtaccttaaaaaataaatttctagGCACAAATATAGTAAAATCCGTATGAATCTGGGCACGATGATTCAACGTGCTTGTCGCATAAAGGGTGGTGGACATGACTTCactctttcatttctctttatattttttgacACTTGCggaatttgtttgattttgtagTAATTGTTCTGATTCATAATGCGTTAGGAACAAGGTTGTCATAGTTGCAAAATCCATCGTTGCTATAAATGGATGTTctatttatgatatgacacCAACCACTATAAATTTCATGAAGAACACCATAGCCCACTAACCAATAATGACCAACgccaaaacaaaatatttaaaggtCGATAGTTCAATCAATAGCATAGATCTCAACCCCCTCTTTTCCTAAACCATTGTTACtattattgtaaataatttcaaccaaataaaagagaaaagagaaacaaaaagaagaaaaagtataTTCCAGAGTTGATTAACCGCACCAGAGCTTAGGCTAATGAATGTGTAGAAACAGCATTGGAAGAAGCTCCGTCCACTAGCATCTTTATGCTTTATAATGCTTCAATCACTACAAAAGTGCAgcaaaatactaaataatatccTCCTGGAAAAAGGAACAGGAATTTGAATTGTTTGACTATGAATGTGGGCATACCTATTCCTCGGCAGGGAAATCCCTGGACTGTGGAAAAAGCACGtaaagaataaattataaagatgtTGAAATTTGTGcggaaggaaaaagaattgaaaatgaaaggaaaggaaaggaaagaagaggCGATATTAGTTTGTGCTTAGTGGAACCTGGTTCTTACGCCATTACCTTCCTTGATTGGGACACAATTTCGCTTCCCCTTCCACTTCGTACtccatttcttcctctcttcacAAAACTTCGGCCAATTCAGATCAACAAATCAGAATAAGATAAATCCATGTGAAGCAAAAACGAATCAAACAAtaatttcgatcgaaaaagCCTCCGATTCTTGGAATGCATGTTCTCCCGTTAAATTCGCATATCCACATTCTATTCAATATTGCAGagattttcatgtttttttctaaaaaaatcacTACAAAATAAAAGACGACTAAGAAAGAACTTGGGCTGTACAACAAAAGTAAGCCCAGCCCAACTTTATATGGGCCTGTCTCAAGCCCAATATTGGGCTGTGCATCCACGTATTCAAGTACTCCCAACTGACGTCACCACCTActctaaatattttagtttaatcaTACACCAAATTTCTTAActactaattaattttataatccaCCTTTCAATTTCTAATCTTCAAAGATGCCTCCAggttttgttaattttttctaatttttttaaataaaaatttaataaacaatCAAGTGTCAATATCCATTTGTTGGATATTAATATTAGTTTAAAAGAGAGCATATTATTTGTGacaaaactttatattaaaaaaaattaatatttttcaaaaaaatttcgtTAACCATATCATTAAATTGTCTATAGTGTAACAACTACccgtatttaaatttaaaataaaatataataaatttaaatgtccAGATGTCCCGAATTCTAGATTATGGACTATtggtgaaattaaaaaattatggtcAAAATTTTAGTCAAACAAActtgctatatatatatatatatattttttttgggctaTGATgcgttggggagaagaacaaaccatcatttataagggtgtaaaaataTTGcccgcgttttaaagccttggagagaaagtccgaaagggaaagcgcaaataggacaatatctgctagcggtggatctgagtcgttacaTTCGCAAAAATGACCAGACCCAGAATTGAGAGTAAGATCGAAAGCGCAATTTCTCGTTTCAAACATGAAAGTGCAAtcaattttagaatttgaataaatcgaggattaatttaacaaataataaaaaaaagaaaagaaaagtggaaaaaaccaaataataatCCTCTACGTACAGTCACATGCAAAgggaaataaaaaagtgagaagaaaaaaaaaaaggtgctTGTGTGagtgattttaaaaaaccaaCCATAATGGCCCTGCGGTGGGTGCATTGCTTCATCACAGCCACCCCCTAAAAGTCctctcaattattatttttttcatttattattatttattcactctaccatatttaaattcttaaattttttaattccaataaATTCTAAACGAaagtattcaaattcaatttaaaacaaaatatgatTAACTAAAAcctattttaatattcttttttaattataatattgaaaatgtgATTAAATTATACCTTTCGTTTTCATACTTTTGAATTTATGTCTATTTCATCATTGCATTTGAACGCATGGTTTTCAATATAACCACTTTTCATTAATAAGGGTATGGTTAAAAATCATTAGTAACATCAATTTACGTCCACATCATTATCGTCGATATTCAATGCATTTAACATTACTTTGTAAATATTAGAAACTATTCAGTTAAATTTCTTTAgtatatagaaattaaattattatatatatataggacaAGTATAACTCAAATTTAATAAGATCATTCTCTAAACCTTAAATAAGCAGTACAAGCtacgatttttctttttcctcatgCAACCAACCATATAATATCATTAGTcacttaaataattttttatactcAATATAGtatattatgaatttaaatttgaatatttattattgaactaaaaaaatatataaaaataccccgaaaaaaaaacatgtaccaaaattataaaaaaattgaaagaggttgaaacaattaaattatatacgttagacgaacacgactctctacaatgatatgtaAGCTCTCATGGGCTTTGCTCTAGACTCTCCAAAACACCTCATACCAATAATAGAGactattatttgtttataaactcgtgatcattttctaaattagctgaGGTGGGGCTTTAGggttccaaatatatatatatatatatatatatatatatatatatatatatatatatatatatataaataaagaagaaaaaaagggagtAGAAAAGTTGAAATGAATTCGGTCCCCAACGActaggaaataaaaaagaaaaaagaaaaaggaaaaaaaagaaaaagaaaaagaaaattgaaatagggCGTATATTAATCCACGTGGATAATCGTAGCGTCCATAATGAAGGGGGACCCACCAATGAAAACCCCTTAAACCCAGGTTAATCCATTTTGAAAGTTGGTAATCTGGAAATCATGGGCGCCCTTCGATTGCTTCAGTTTCACAGaagattcaaaagaaaaaagagagaaaaaaagggaaaaaagtacataaaacagagagagaaggaggGAGAGTGCGTGAAGGAGcaagatagagagagagagagagagagaaaggtgTGTGCAGCATGCAAATTCCGAGTCCTCCCAAAATAATTTCCACTTCCTTTAATCCAAATCTTCCGAATACCATTTTCACTCGTTTCTCTCGCACCCCGCCATCATCTCTCAAATTTtgagcttcttcttccttcatcCATGGCGGTTTCCGACGTTGAAGCAGTACTGCAATTTCTGAGGAAAAATGGGTTCTCAGAGGCAGAGTCCGCTCTCAAAAGGGATATGGTCGAAAAATCCGGATTAggttcttttgattttgagaaattCTTCTTTCCTATGGTTCCTCCTCCACCTCCCCTTAGAATTCCATCCGTTTCCAGGAAATTTCCCGCTCTTTCCAACGGCGACGCCGACGGCAAGGATCGTTCTGGATCGAACTCTGTTTCCTCCGATGACGAGTTCGTGAGCTTGAGGTCTTCTACTTCTGATGTTTGCTCTTCTGGTAATGATTTTAAACGAATTGAATCAGATTTCAAGTTCTGATTGATCATCGTGAGCTTAATTATAagattctttgtttgtttctgaAATGCGGAATGGTCTCTTCGAGCTGTCTTAATCGTTGTGAGTTCAAATGGACTGCTATGCTTTCTTCGCTTTAATTTGTTGTTAGATCCATGTCTTGAGAAATGGGGTTTTAAGTGATTAGTGAACGAGATTACTTTTGTTCTTTAgtgttctttctttatttgctTCCATTGATCTTTAATGTTCTTTCTCCCAATcgatttttgtgttttgttttagtttagATTGCTCAGAATATCTTTACTGTTGCAGAGTTCATCAATCCTTATGGTATTCCATCAGATTCTTCTTCAGATATTGCCTCTCAGTTCGACACGGCTCGCAATTACCATGAATTCGATTTGCCTTGGTATGATGAACAAGAGGATGTGAATTTCATGACACCCTCCTTTGAGGGTCAGGATTTGTTTGGCTGCCCAAGTGAGGATAAGTTCATAATGACTACTGAGAGAGATGAACAATTTAGTAGTTTATCAGCTCCGGAGAAGTCGATTCTTTGTTGTGCAGCTCCATCTAGTGATGAAAGTTTGCTCGAGGTCATCGATCATCCTTATTGTGTCGATAGATATAAGCAACTCGAAGGAGGCTTCGAGGGGTTGCCTGAGGATTCTATTCCTTTTTGCAAATGCTGTGCTGCCAATGGAGAGTTTTATAGCCAGAAGACTGCTGATTGTAGTTATCTGAATCCGAGTTTTAATGAAACAGTTAAAGACATTGCCACAAACTGTGATTCAGCTCCTTGTCGTGATTATTCGAAAGGGTTCGAAGATCACAATGATCCCCAAAATAAGGTTATCGAGAAAAGCTCGGTACTTAATGCAACCAGTAGCTATAAAGATGGAAGTCATGAAGCAGAGGATGAAGCCAATGAATCTGAAGCAGCTGCAGATGGAGATGGCGTTGCTGCTGACGAGCTCCCGATTTATAATATCTGCGACGACGAATTCGAAGTGTTTGATCTGAGAATTATACATAGAAAGAACAGGTTGGCTATCTTTTGCTGAAGTTTCCCTTATATCGTAGTCTAGAAACGATGCTTAAACCACTAGGCACTCGATGCTCATACGttttaaatatctattaaAGCTCTTGTGTTGCAGGTTGATATGTTGCAATGAGTTGTTCTGATGTATTATGCAATCTACAGGACTGGGTTTGAAGAAAGCAAGGATTTGCCTATTGTTCTAAATACGGTCCTTGCAGGCCGATACTACGTAACCGAGTACATAGGATCGGCCGCTTTTAGTAAGGTTGTCCAAGCACACGATCTTCAGACAGGAATCGACGTTTGCCTGAAGATCATAAAAAACGACAAAGATTTTTTCGATCAGAGCTTAGACgaaatcaaacttttaaagCTTGTCAACAAACACGACCCGGCAGATCAGCACCACATTTTACGACTTTACGACTACTTTTATCATCAGGTCTGTTTTATCTGCTGCCCTCAAGCTCGCTTTGAACTTTCAAGTCGGATTAGTACGAACTTCGAGCATTCTTTAGCTCCACTCACTATTTCATGTAATGCAAATTTGACAGGAACGTCTCTTCATTGTTTGTGAACTACTTCGATCGAACTTGTACGagtttcaaaaattcaatcaagaaTCTGGTGGAGATGCTTATTTTACATTTCGTAGGTTGCAGGTATGTTCGGGTACACTTAGATGTGGCTATGTTTTCTTAAACTTCGAAAAGTTTACCAATTTTCTCTCGACAGTTCATCGCACGTCAATGTTTGGAGGCATTGGAGTTCTTGCATCATTTGGGAATCATTCACTGTGATCTAAAGCCAGAAAACATTCTTATGAAAAGTTACAAACGATGCGAGATTAAGGTTATCGACCTTGGAAGCAGTTGCTTTCAATCCGATAACTTGTGCCTATACGTGCAGTCTCGATCCTATAGAGCTCCCGAAGTAATGCTAGGCCTTTCATACGATCCAAAGATCGACTTGTGGTCTCTCGGTTGTATCTTGGCTGAGCTATGGTCTGGAGAAGtaagcttttctttttcatatccATATAAAACTCCGCTTCGACTGAAACCGATCGAGTTCTATACGTTTGATTTACTGGTCtgctatgttttttttcagGTATTGTTTCCAAATGAGGCAGTTGTAATGATCCTTGCCCGGATGATCGGGTTGTTCGGTCCGATCAACACGGAGATGCTGCTAAACGGACAGGAGACACACAAATACTTCACAGAAGAATATGATCTGTATTATATGAATGAGGTTGGtgataaaacataatatttttgcATCCAAAGAACATTGatgacatttgagaatttccATTTCAGGAAACGGATCAAATGGAACTCATCATCCCTGAAGAGACCTCCTTGGAGGATCATCTGCAGGTTTTCGACTCCGGGTTCGTTGATTTTCTCTCTAACTTACTCGAGATCGATCCAGAAAGACGACCAACTGCAAAGGAAGCACTTGCACACCCGTGGCTTTCGCAGTCGTACGAATAGCCgttcttgtaaaaaaaatttttgaagaaatattCATTACccatcaattaaattaaagaaaggaataagagaaaaagaagttgGCTTCTGGTTTTGCATTTTTGTAGTTGTATGTTCATGGAGCTTGTTTGTAAATTTGTGAAAGAAGTTTGCgtataaattttgaagaacagTTTGTTGAAGTGTTCTTAGGCCTAAACAGTTAGTTGAGgttgaatttgaaaacaaaaatggatgGTTTTCG
This genomic window from Cucurbita pepo subsp. pepo cultivar mu-cu-16 chromosome LG01, ASM280686v2, whole genome shotgun sequence contains:
- the LOC111782258 gene encoding serine/threonine-protein kinase ppk15-like isoform X1, which gives rise to MAVSDVEAVLQFLRKNGFSEAESALKRDMVEKSGLGSFDFEKFFFPMVPPPPPLRIPSVSRKFPALSNGDADGKDRSGSNSVSSDDEFVSLRSSTSDVCSSEFINPYGIPSDSSSDIASQFDTARNYHEFDLPWYDEQEDVNFMTPSFEGQDLFGCPSEDKFIMTTERDEQFSSLSAPEKSILCCAAPSSDESLLEVIDHPYCVDRYKQLEGGFEGLPEDSIPFCKCCAANGEFYSQKTADCSYLNPSFNETVKDIATNCDSAPCRDYSKGFEDHNDPQNKVIEKSSVLNATSSYKDGSHEAEDEANESEAAADGDGVAADELPIYNICDDEFEVFDLRIIHRKNRTGFEESKDLPIVLNTVLAGRYYVTEYIGSAAFSKVVQAHDLQTGIDVCLKIIKNDKDFFDQSLDEIKLLKLVNKHDPADQHHILRLYDYFYHQERLFIVCELLRSNLYEFQKFNQESGGDAYFTFRRLQFIARQCLEALEFLHHLGIIHCDLKPENILMKSYKRCEIKVIDLGSSCFQSDNLCLYVQSRSYRAPEVMLGLSYDPKIDLWSLGCILAELWSGEVLFPNEAVVMILARMIGLFGPINTEMLLNGQETHKYFTEEYDLYYMNEETDQMELIIPEETSLEDHLQVFDSGFVDFLSNLLEIDPERRPTAKEALAHPWLSQSYE
- the LOC111782258 gene encoding putative dual specificity tyrosine-phosphorylation-regulated kinase 3 homolog isoform X2, giving the protein MTPSFEGQDLFGCPSEDKFIMTTERDEQFSSLSAPEKSILCCAAPSSDESLLEVIDHPYCVDRYKQLEGGFEGLPEDSIPFCKCCAANGEFYSQKTADCSYLNPSFNETVKDIATNCDSAPCRDYSKGFEDHNDPQNKVIEKSSVLNATSSYKDGSHEAEDEANESEAAADGDGVAADELPIYNICDDEFEVFDLRIIHRKNRTGFEESKDLPIVLNTVLAGRYYVTEYIGSAAFSKVVQAHDLQTGIDVCLKIIKNDKDFFDQSLDEIKLLKLVNKHDPADQHHILRLYDYFYHQERLFIVCELLRSNLYEFQKFNQESGGDAYFTFRRLQFIARQCLEALEFLHHLGIIHCDLKPENILMKSYKRCEIKVIDLGSSCFQSDNLCLYVQSRSYRAPEVMLGLSYDPKIDLWSLGCILAELWSGEVLFPNEAVVMILARMIGLFGPINTEMLLNGQETHKYFTEEYDLYYMNEETDQMELIIPEETSLEDHLQVFDSGFVDFLSNLLEIDPERRPTAKEALAHPWLSQSYE
- the LOC111782258 gene encoding serine/threonine-protein kinase ppk15-like isoform X3; protein product: MYYAIYRTGFEESKDLPIVLNTVLAGRYYVTEYIGSAAFSKVVQAHDLQTGIDVCLKIIKNDKDFFDQSLDEIKLLKLVNKHDPADQHHILRLYDYFYHQERLFIVCELLRSNLYEFQKFNQESGGDAYFTFRRLQFIARQCLEALEFLHHLGIIHCDLKPENILMKSYKRCEIKVIDLGSSCFQSDNLCLYVQSRSYRAPEVMLGLSYDPKIDLWSLGCILAELWSGEVLFPNEAVVMILARMIGLFGPINTEMLLNGQETHKYFTEEYDLYYMNEETDQMELIIPEETSLEDHLQVFDSGFVDFLSNLLEIDPERRPTAKEALAHPWLSQSYE
- the LOC111782258 gene encoding dual specificity tyrosine-phosphorylation-regulated kinase 3-like isoform X4, which codes for MLILHFVGCRYVRFIARQCLEALEFLHHLGIIHCDLKPENILMKSYKRCEIKVIDLGSSCFQSDNLCLYVQSRSYRAPEVMLGLSYDPKIDLWSLGCILAELWSGEVLFPNEAVVMILARMIGLFGPINTEMLLNGQETHKYFTEEYDLYYMNEETDQMELIIPEETSLEDHLQVFDSGFVDFLSNLLEIDPERRPTAKEALAHPWLSQSYE